A single region of the Actinomycetota bacterium genome encodes:
- the folE gene encoding GTP cyclohydrolase I FolE has protein sequence MSTNVAAHAQPTDTVRPRGRLRVVGGEQMIDLVAAEQAVRELLVALGRDPDAEHVYDTPRRVAGAFAELLTPEPFDLTTFANDEGYDELILARDIPFQSLCQHHLLPFHGVAHVGYIPDARILGLSKLARVVELFARDLQIQERLTTEVAGWLQDHLEPKGVGVVLEADHLCMSLRGVRATGARTVTSAVHGLLRHDPRSRQEFFVLTGTRR, from the coding sequence ATGAGCACCAACGTTGCTGCTCACGCCCAGCCTACCGACACGGTGCGGCCGCGCGGTCGTCTCCGCGTCGTCGGCGGCGAACAGATGATCGACCTGGTCGCCGCCGAACAGGCGGTCCGTGAGCTGCTCGTCGCTCTCGGCCGCGATCCCGACGCCGAGCACGTGTACGACACCCCTCGCCGCGTCGCGGGCGCCTTCGCCGAACTGTTGACCCCCGAACCGTTCGACCTCACCACCTTCGCCAACGACGAGGGCTACGACGAACTGATCCTGGCCCGCGACATCCCCTTCCAGTCCCTGTGCCAGCACCATCTGCTGCCCTTCCACGGCGTTGCCCACGTCGGCTACATCCCCGACGCGCGCATCCTCGGCTTGTCCAAGCTCGCTCGTGTCGTCGAGCTGTTCGCCCGCGACCTCCAAATCCAAGAGCGGCTCACCACCGAGGTTGCCGGCTGGCTGCAGGACCACCTCGAACCCAAAGGCGTCGGCGTCGTGCTCGAAGCCGACCACCTGTGCATGTCTTTGCGAGGCGTGCGCGCGACCGGCGCCCGCACCGTCACCTCTGCCGTGCACGGCCTGCTCCGCCACGACCCCCGCTCCCGCCAAGAGTTCTTCGTCCTCACCGGCACCCGCCGGTGA